One Bombus fervidus isolate BK054 chromosome 7, iyBomFerv1, whole genome shotgun sequence genomic region harbors:
- the Mrpl13 gene encoding mitochondrial ribosomal protein L13: MSLLRKGQHWGTFACVWHIFDATWQDPYKSAHLIKKYLMGLYKPIYHPMNQCGDHVIVINSKEIALRGDEWQKRVYFHHTGFHGGATWTLAWELHSKDPTMIVKKAVYKAMDGTLQRRYTMQRLHIFPDDNVPKEMLDNVTNQIKQLRSVPVKLCDIPQEERDKIPRLIKYPSDYQLK, encoded by the exons ATGTCTCTTCTGCGTAAAGGACAG CATTGGGGTACTTTTGCATGTGTTTGGCATATTTTCGATGCAACTTGGCAAGACCCATATAAAAGTGcacatttgataaaaaaataccTTATGGGATTATACAAACCTATATATCATCCTATGA atcAGTGTGGTGACCatgtaatagtaataaatagcAAAGAAATTGCATTGCGTGGAGATGAGTGGCAAAAGCGAGTATATTTTCATCATACTGGATTCCATGGTGGAGCTACTTGGACTCTTGCATGGGAATTACATAGTAAAGATCCTACTATG atTGTTAAGAAAGCAGTTTATAAAGCAATGGATGGAACTCTGCAAAGAAGATATACCATGCAGAGGTTACACATTTTTCCTGATGATAACGTACCCAAAGAAATGTTAGATAATGTTACCAATCAGATCAAACAATTAAGATCTGTTCCAGTTAAACTGTGTGATATTCCACAAGAGGAAAGAGATAAAATTCCACGACTTATAAAATATCCCAGTGATTACCAACTCAAATAa
- the Mrpl52 gene encoding mitochondrial ribosomal protein L52 isoform X1, with protein sequence MSLYTAKTILRTSYSTHFTVAINKFHTSFPVYLDQKWRVARNLAKNPNTTGPLITLSDYSFKDNKPVPYGSRQLKRIQKHQEYMRKIVKLVGEIDFAVERHSRLLKEKEEQKQKILDSQLKPKGVLPIINQ encoded by the exons ATGTCTTTATATACGGCAAAAACAATACTTCGAACAAGCTACTCGACGC aTTTTACTGTTGCtatcaataaatttcatacatCTTTCCCAGTATATTTGGATCAGAAATGGAGGGTGGC AAGAAATTTGGCAAAAAATCCAAATACTACTGGTCCATTGATTACTTTGTCTGATTATTCTTTCAAAGATAATAAACCTGTCCCATATGGTTCAAGACAGTTGAAGCGTATACAAAAGCATCAAGAATATATG agaaaaattgttaaactAGTTGGAGAAATTGATTTTGCAGTTGAACGACATAGTAGATtattgaaagaaaaggaagaacaaaaacaaaaaattttggATAGTCAATTGAAACCTAAAGGTGTGTTGCCAATTATcaatcaataa
- the Mrpl52 gene encoding mitochondrial ribosomal protein L52 isoform X3 codes for MNFTVAINKFHTSFPVYLDQKWRVARNLAKNPNTTGPLITLSDYSFKDNKPVPYGSRQLKRIQKHQEYMRKIVKLVGEIDFAVERHSRLLKEKEEQKQKILDSQLKPKGVLPIINQ; via the exons ATga aTTTTACTGTTGCtatcaataaatttcatacatCTTTCCCAGTATATTTGGATCAGAAATGGAGGGTGGC AAGAAATTTGGCAAAAAATCCAAATACTACTGGTCCATTGATTACTTTGTCTGATTATTCTTTCAAAGATAATAAACCTGTCCCATATGGTTCAAGACAGTTGAAGCGTATACAAAAGCATCAAGAATATATG agaaaaattgttaaactAGTTGGAGAAATTGATTTTGCAGTTGAACGACATAGTAGATtattgaaagaaaaggaagaacaaaaacaaaaaattttggATAGTCAATTGAAACCTAAAGGTGTGTTGCCAATTATcaatcaataa
- the Mrpl52 gene encoding mitochondrial ribosomal protein L52 isoform X2, translating into MHFTVAINKFHTSFPVYLDQKWRVARNLAKNPNTTGPLITLSDYSFKDNKPVPYGSRQLKRIQKHQEYMRKIVKLVGEIDFAVERHSRLLKEKEEQKQKILDSQLKPKGVLPIINQ; encoded by the exons aTTTTACTGTTGCtatcaataaatttcatacatCTTTCCCAGTATATTTGGATCAGAAATGGAGGGTGGC AAGAAATTTGGCAAAAAATCCAAATACTACTGGTCCATTGATTACTTTGTCTGATTATTCTTTCAAAGATAATAAACCTGTCCCATATGGTTCAAGACAGTTGAAGCGTATACAAAAGCATCAAGAATATATG agaaaaattgttaaactAGTTGGAGAAATTGATTTTGCAGTTGAACGACATAGTAGATtattgaaagaaaaggaagaacaaaaacaaaaaattttggATAGTCAATTGAAACCTAAAGGTGTGTTGCCAATTATcaatcaataa